From the genome of Chanos chanos chromosome 5, fChaCha1.1, whole genome shotgun sequence, one region includes:
- the chst2a gene encoding carbohydrate sulfotransferase 2a, with translation MKNKPYQLKFTPPWEKDLGFGRKHKPYRNHTKIIANPGIVMKVLRRKKIIMVLAYFLLVALTMLNLANYKWTKEPQQCNHQMQSTTFQSRSDIRFLYKVPQVRKRQLVYVLTTWRSGSSFFGELFNQNPEVFFLYEPMWHIWQKLYPGDAVSLQGAARDMLSSLYRCDFSVFQLYNNPGSKNITSLGLFGATLNKVICSYPLCSSYRKDVVGLVDDKVCKKCPPQNLRVLEEECLKYNTVVIKGVRILDINVLAPLMEDPSINLKVIHLVRDPRAVANSRIKSRHGLIRENLQVVRSRDPKFRRMPFVDQGHKMNKKEGSDYHSIGAMEVICDRSLKTLRTALNPPSWFKGKYMTVRYEDLVENPVKTVRNIYRFVNLSVNHDIESFAMNMTNGTSSSSKPFIVSSRNATQAASAWRTVLSYQQIKQVEEYCHHAMSLLGYLRVRTSGEAKDLSKSLLTVPKV, from the coding sequence CTACAGAAATCACACCAAAATTATCGCCAACCCTGGAATTGTCATGAAAGTCTTACGTCGGAAAAAGATCATCATGGTTCTAGCATACTTCTTGCTAGTGGCTCTGACCATGCTGAACCTGGCTAACTACAAATGGACGAAAGAACCCCAACAATGCAACCATCAAATGCAGAGCACGACGTTTCAAAGCAGGTCTGACATCCGCTTCCTTTACAAAGTCCCCCAAGTCAGGAAGAGACAGCTTGTCTATGTGTTGACAACTTGGCGGTCAGGCTCGTCTTTTTTCGGAGAACTGTTCAACCAGAACCCAGAGGTCTTCTTTTTGTATGAACCAATGTGGCATATTTGGCAAAAGCTCTATCCCGGAGATGCTGTGTCTCTTCAAGGGGCTGCCAGAGATATGTTGAGCTCTCTTTACAGGTgtgatttttcagtttttcagctgTATAACAATCCTGGGAGTAAGAACATCACCTCATTGGGGCTCTTTGGTGCCACACTCAATAAAGTTATCTGCTCGTACCCTCTTTGTTCGTCTTACAGGAAAGACGTTGTGGGTCTGGTAGATGACAAAGTGTGTAAAAAGTGCCCCCCTCAAAACCTTAGGGTCTTAGAGGAGGAGTGCCTCAAATACAACACTGTGGTGATTAAGGGAGTGCGCATTTTAGATATAAACGTATTAGCGCCTCTGATGGAGGACCCCTCGATAAATCTGAAGGTTATTCACTTAGTTCGAGACCCCAGGGCAGTGGCAAACTCCAGGATCAAGTCAAGACACGGCTTGATACGTGAAAATTTACAAGTGGTACGGAGCAGAGACCCCAAATTTAGGCGCATGCCATTTGTGGACCAAGGCCACAAAATGAACAAGAAGGAGGGTTCGGACTACCATTCTATCGGAGCCATGGAGGTGATTTGTGACCGTTCGTTGAAAACTCTCAGAACCGCCCTCAATCCACCCAGCTGGTTTAAGGGAAAATATATGACAGTGCGTTATGAGGATTTAGTGGAGAATCCAGTTAAAACGGTGAGGAACATTTATCGCTTCGTTAATCTGTCGGTAAACCATGACATTGAGTCATTTGCCATGAATATGACAAATGGGACTAGTTCGTCCTCAAAGCCGTTCATTGTCTCGTCAAGGAATGCAACACAAGCCGCAAGCGCGTGGAGAACTGTGCTCAGCTACCAACAAATCAAACAAGTTGAAGAATACTGTCACCACGCAATGTCTTTGCTTGGATATCTGCGTGTTCGCACTTCTGGAGAGGCAAAGGATTTGAGCAAGTCTCTATTGACAGTTCCCAAGGTTTAA